The proteins below come from a single Saccharopolyspora sp. SCSIO 74807 genomic window:
- a CDS encoding helix-turn-helix domain-containing protein: MVTLDRLINVLGGYGARLRCAPRGRDVELRSVALQEPAGPDEVLLTVGVPDTALGELLSATRAAAVVVHRADEAVLDIARERGVAVVLVDPEVPWGHLAGVVYGLVLEAREGGPTDLFALADALAGSVGGPVTIEDQHSGVLAYSSRQETADQARMATILGRRVPDEIRAELTARGVHAHLAASDAPLFVEPIPAHDFHGRVVIAVRAGRELLGSIWVEVPEPLTGERESALRTGAGTASLHMLRARAAADLERRIESDLVIELLEGKDDAAAVLSRLGLRGEDFQVVALQAEDTAVLVAFERATAGFGWGRPGRSALFSNTVYTVLPGEVPAAEWVRKLMRGVPASARAGIGGAASPLELPVSRQEADESLALECSDPIVSYERAWHEILLRRLRNAASGGRIPPRGPVADLRRHDAANGTRYTETLRAVLHAQGDQVAAAARLGVHPNTVRYRLRKMTEVTTLDLDDPDERLALVIALRVA, translated from the coding sequence ATGGTCACCCTGGACCGGTTGATCAACGTCCTCGGCGGCTACGGCGCGCGGCTGCGTTGCGCCCCGCGCGGCCGCGACGTCGAACTCCGCAGCGTCGCGCTGCAGGAACCGGCCGGTCCGGACGAGGTGCTGCTGACCGTCGGCGTGCCGGATACCGCGCTCGGCGAGCTGCTGTCGGCCACCCGGGCCGCTGCGGTCGTCGTGCACCGGGCCGACGAAGCAGTGCTCGACATCGCACGCGAACGCGGCGTCGCGGTCGTGCTCGTCGATCCGGAGGTGCCGTGGGGTCATCTCGCGGGCGTGGTGTACGGGCTGGTGCTGGAGGCGCGGGAAGGCGGCCCGACGGATCTGTTCGCGCTGGCGGACGCGCTCGCGGGCTCGGTCGGCGGCCCGGTGACCATCGAGGACCAGCATTCCGGCGTGCTGGCGTATTCGAGCAGGCAGGAGACCGCCGACCAGGCGCGGATGGCGACGATCCTGGGCAGGCGGGTGCCGGACGAGATCCGCGCCGAACTCACCGCCCGCGGTGTGCACGCGCACCTCGCCGCCTCCGACGCGCCGCTGTTCGTGGAGCCGATCCCGGCGCACGACTTCCACGGCCGGGTCGTCATCGCGGTCCGCGCCGGGCGGGAACTGCTCGGTTCGATCTGGGTCGAGGTCCCGGAGCCGTTGACCGGCGAGCGGGAGTCCGCGCTGCGCACCGGGGCAGGCACCGCGTCGCTGCACATGCTGCGCGCGCGGGCCGCGGCCGACCTCGAGCGGCGGATCGAATCGGACCTGGTCATCGAGCTGTTGGAGGGCAAGGACGACGCTGCGGCGGTACTGAGCAGGCTCGGTTTGCGCGGCGAGGACTTCCAGGTCGTGGCGTTGCAGGCGGAAGACACCGCGGTGCTGGTCGCCTTCGAGCGGGCCACCGCCGGTTTCGGCTGGGGCAGGCCGGGGCGCAGCGCGCTGTTCTCGAACACGGTCTACACGGTGCTGCCCGGCGAGGTGCCCGCCGCGGAGTGGGTGCGCAAGTTGATGCGCGGGGTGCCTGCCTCCGCGCGGGCCGGGATCGGTGGCGCGGCGAGCCCGCTGGAACTGCCGGTGAGCAGGCAGGAAGCCGACGAGAGCTTGGCGCTGGAATGCTCCGATCCGATCGTTTCCTACGAGCGCGCGTGGCACGAGATCCTGCTGCGGCGGCTGCGCAACGCCGCTTCCGGCGGCCGCATCCCTCCGCGCGGGCCGGTCGCCGACCTGCGCCGTCACGACGCGGCGAACGGCACTCGCTACACCGAGACGCTGCGTGCGGTCCTGCACGCCCAGGGCGACCAGGTCGCGGCCGCGGCGCGGCTGGGCGTGCACCCGAACACCGTGCGCTACCGGCTGCGCAAGATGACCGAGGTGACCACGCTCGACCTGGACGATCCGGACGAACGACTCGCCCTGGTGATCGCGCTGCGCGTCGCCTAG
- a CDS encoding HAD-IA family hydrolase, with translation MREQQERAVLCDIDGTLVDSTAIVQRVWTEVAAGFDADAAAILAVCHGKRDVDVVSEFFPEPVRGDVLAKIAELESDAVDGVVAVPGAAHLLANLDRWAAVTSGGRDLMAKRLRAAGLPQPDVLIAAEDVRRGKPDPEGYRAAADALGAASAGCFVVEDAPAGIAAGRAAGAMVAAVTTTHSESELEDAHIVLPSLPSLPSLPSLPELLELV, from the coding sequence GTGCGTGAGCAGCAGGAACGCGCAGTGTTGTGCGACATCGACGGAACCCTGGTCGATTCGACCGCCATCGTGCAGCGGGTCTGGACGGAGGTGGCCGCCGGGTTCGACGCGGACGCGGCCGCGATTCTGGCGGTGTGCCACGGAAAACGCGATGTGGACGTGGTCTCCGAGTTCTTCCCCGAGCCGGTCCGCGGCGACGTGCTCGCGAAGATCGCCGAGCTGGAGTCCGACGCCGTCGACGGCGTGGTCGCCGTGCCCGGAGCCGCGCACCTCCTCGCGAACCTGGACCGCTGGGCGGCGGTGACTTCGGGCGGCCGCGACTTGATGGCGAAGCGGCTGCGCGCGGCGGGCCTGCCGCAGCCGGACGTGCTGATCGCCGCCGAAGACGTCCGCCGCGGCAAACCCGATCCGGAGGGCTACCGCGCGGCCGCGGACGCGCTCGGCGCGGCCTCGGCGGGATGCTTCGTCGTGGAGGACGCTCCGGCAGGTATCGCCGCTGGCCGCGCGGCGGGCGCGATGGTCGCCGCGGTGACCACGACCCACTCGGAGTCCGAGCTGGAGGATGCGCACATCGTGCTGCCGTCGCTGCCGTCGCTGCCGTCGCTGCCGTCGCTGCCGGAACTGCTGGAACTCGTCTGA
- a CDS encoding protein kinase domain-containing protein yields the protein MSAQDRLVADRYRVESRLGSGAMGVVWKAWDERLNRTVAVKELHLRKSASDADVQAMKRRAMREGRITARLMHRHAIAVYDVVEDDGRPCLIMEHLASRSLDAVLAERGTLPVAEVAKLGADVAGALAAAHDAEIVHRDIKPGNILVAEDITKITDFGISRAMGDASTTGVLAGTPAYLAPEVAQGGKADFRTDVFSLGSTLYAALQGNPPFGLGENSIALLHRVAAGDFEPPADGGDLTPVLLRLLATEPAQRPSMRETADALAAVADGRSLPESFTAVPAAPPKPEPAATPAPPAQPATEPAAEPSKRRRYGLVLAGSLVVVGAGFGAAVLTGLLTAEDIAGPLAPAEQPRPEPAPAPSPPPQPAAPQTPESVVSEYYALMPEDIDAAWQRLTPDYQTNHAGGYDAFEEFWDPVESVQTSAVSTEGPNTAQATVTYHFDDGRVVEEPTRYTLSRDGDTWKIAATTVLSSSTR from the coding sequence ATGAGCGCGCAGGATCGGCTGGTCGCGGATCGTTACCGGGTCGAGTCGAGGCTGGGCAGCGGTGCGATGGGCGTGGTGTGGAAGGCGTGGGACGAGCGCCTGAACCGCACCGTGGCGGTGAAGGAACTGCACCTGCGCAAGTCGGCCAGCGACGCGGACGTGCAGGCGATGAAGCGCCGCGCGATGCGCGAGGGCCGGATCACCGCGCGGTTGATGCACCGGCACGCGATCGCCGTCTACGACGTGGTCGAAGACGACGGCCGCCCCTGCCTGATCATGGAGCACTTGGCTTCGCGGAGCCTGGACGCGGTGCTGGCCGAGCGCGGCACGCTGCCGGTCGCCGAGGTGGCCAAGCTCGGCGCGGACGTCGCGGGCGCGCTCGCGGCCGCGCACGACGCGGAGATCGTGCACCGCGACATCAAACCCGGCAACATCCTCGTCGCCGAGGACATCACCAAGATCACCGACTTCGGCATCTCCCGCGCCATGGGGGACGCGAGCACCACCGGAGTGCTGGCCGGAACTCCCGCGTACCTGGCGCCGGAGGTCGCCCAGGGCGGCAAGGCCGATTTCCGCACCGACGTGTTCTCGCTGGGCTCCACGTTGTACGCGGCTTTGCAGGGGAATCCGCCGTTCGGGCTGGGGGAGAATTCGATCGCGCTGCTGCACCGGGTGGCCGCCGGTGATTTCGAACCACCCGCCGACGGCGGCGATCTGACTCCGGTGCTGCTGCGGCTGCTGGCGACCGAACCGGCGCAGCGGCCGTCCATGCGGGAGACCGCCGACGCGCTCGCCGCGGTGGCGGACGGCAGGTCGCTGCCGGAGTCGTTCACGGCGGTTCCTGCCGCACCGCCGAAGCCGGAACCGGCGGCGACGCCCGCACCACCCGCGCAGCCCGCGACGGAGCCCGCTGCGGAACCGTCGAAGCGCCGCCGCTACGGCCTGGTGCTGGCCGGTTCGCTGGTGGTCGTCGGCGCGGGGTTCGGTGCCGCGGTGCTGACCGGGTTGCTGACCGCCGAGGACATCGCCGGACCGCTCGCCCCGGCCGAGCAGCCCCGCCCGGAACCCGCTCCGGCGCCGAGCCCGCCGCCGCAGCCCGCTGCACCGCAGACGCCGGAGTCGGTCGTGTCCGAGTACTACGCGCTCATGCCGGAGGACATCGACGCGGCCTGGCAACGGCTCACCCCGGACTACCAGACCAACCACGCAGGCGGTTACGACGCTTTCGAGGAGTTCTGGGACCCGGTCGAGAGCGTGCAGACCTCGGCCGTGTCGACCGAGGGCCCGAACACCGCGCAGGCCACGGTCACCTACCACTTCGACGATGGCCGCGTGGTCGAAGAACCCACCCGCTACACGCTGTCCCGCGACGGCGACACGTGGAAGATCGCCGCGACGACGGTGCTCAGCAGCAGCACCCGCTGA
- a CDS encoding DUF6518 family protein: MSVESTAAAGSAARLGVKSAAVVLASLLLGGLTSFAQSSLGPLDPLANSSSGWTLLTALIIWFAREPTLPSAVFGPVSFVSLVLGYTVAAALRGLTYNPLMFGVIGLVVGPFVGVAVAWLRCRGPRAAAGAALLSGIAVGEGLYGLIVVSRSTGWFYWTAIAVLGIALLVVTLVKRSVAARDVLLGAGGTALVAVAFYATYTSL, from the coding sequence ATGAGTGTTGAATCGACCGCCGCTGCGGGTTCCGCTGCCCGCCTGGGGGTGAAGTCGGCGGCCGTCGTCCTCGCGAGCCTGCTGCTGGGCGGGCTGACGTCCTTCGCGCAGAGTTCGCTCGGCCCGCTGGATCCGCTGGCGAACTCCTCCAGCGGCTGGACGCTGCTGACCGCGTTGATCATCTGGTTCGCCCGGGAGCCGACGTTGCCGTCCGCGGTGTTCGGCCCGGTGAGCTTCGTGTCGCTGGTGCTGGGCTACACGGTGGCCGCCGCGCTTCGCGGGTTGACCTACAACCCGCTGATGTTCGGCGTGATCGGGTTGGTCGTCGGTCCGTTCGTGGGTGTCGCCGTCGCCTGGTTGCGCTGTCGCGGTCCGCGCGCCGCCGCGGGTGCTGCGCTGCTGTCCGGCATAGCCGTGGGCGAAGGGCTGTACGGGCTGATCGTGGTCTCCCGCAGCACGGGATGGTTCTACTGGACGGCAATCGCGGTGCTGGGAATCGCGTTGCTGGTCGTCACCCTCGTCAAGCGCAGCGTCGCTGCGCGCGATGTGCTGCTCGGCGCCGGTGGCACTGCGCTCGTCGCGGTGGCGTTCTACGCGACCTACACGAGCCTGTAG
- the pheT gene encoding phenylalanine--tRNA ligase subunit beta, translating into MRIPVSWLAEHLELPADATAETLADAFVRIGLEVEDVIHLAQVSGPLVVGRVAEVEELSGFKKPIRFCRVEIGADDAGEQRTQGIVCGATNFDEGELVVVALPGTVLPGGFEISSRKTYGRVSEGMICSAKELGIGEDHSGILVLPAGVADPGADATELVGLDDSVIELSITPDRGYCFSVRGLARELSNALDVPFGDPAARNVPEDERPSRSVRIDDPGACSRFVFRRVTGVDPTAPTPWWMRRRLALAGVRSISLSVDVTNYVMLELGQPLHAFDASKLTGDVVVRRAAEGEQLTTLDDVSHELDPDDVVICDETGPVSLAGVMGGARTEIGAETHDVLLEAANWDPASIARAIRRHKLPSEAGKRFERGVDPAVAPVATEMAAQLLVRYGEGRVAQGRTDVGEPLAPDPVTMPLALPDKIAGVNYERGVTARRLNQIGCRIEVGTSDEGVGLVTAYPPTWRPDLTRPADLVEEVLRLEGYHTIPSVLPPAPAGRGLTALQRRRRAISRRLASDGYVEVLPFPFTSSATLEKLGVPEDDPRRRTLALLNALESDHSELATTLLPGLLDALQRNVSRGQRDLALFHIGQVVLPGEQQPAVPEVGVEQRPSEELLAELDAALPEQPTHAAVVLSGQRERAGWWGSGRAAGWADAVEAARTVARAANVELEVTTGSLAPWHPGRCADLKVDGTVVGHAGELHPKALEALGLPKRTCAMELDLDALPLTDPRPAPSISAYPPVLLDVALVVDQAVQSAELVEVVRSGGGDLLEDVRLFDVYAGEQLAEGKKSLALALRFRAADRTLKQEEATEARDSAVRAAESRFGAALRG; encoded by the coding sequence GTGCGGATTCCGGTTTCCTGGCTGGCCGAGCACCTGGAGCTGCCCGCGGACGCCACGGCCGAGACCCTGGCCGACGCCTTCGTCCGGATCGGGCTGGAGGTCGAGGACGTCATTCACCTGGCGCAGGTGAGCGGCCCGCTGGTGGTGGGCCGCGTCGCCGAGGTCGAGGAGCTGAGCGGCTTCAAGAAGCCGATCCGGTTCTGCCGCGTGGAGATCGGCGCGGACGACGCGGGCGAGCAGCGCACCCAGGGCATCGTGTGCGGGGCCACGAACTTCGACGAGGGCGAGCTGGTGGTCGTGGCGCTGCCGGGCACGGTGCTGCCGGGCGGCTTCGAGATCTCCTCGCGCAAGACCTACGGCCGCGTCAGCGAAGGCATGATCTGCTCGGCCAAGGAGCTGGGCATCGGCGAGGACCACAGCGGCATCCTGGTGCTGCCCGCGGGCGTCGCAGATCCGGGCGCGGACGCGACCGAGCTGGTGGGGCTGGACGACTCGGTGATCGAGCTGTCCATCACCCCGGACCGCGGCTATTGCTTCTCGGTGCGCGGTCTCGCCCGGGAGCTGTCCAACGCGCTGGACGTGCCGTTCGGCGACCCGGCGGCGCGGAACGTGCCGGAGGACGAGCGCCCGTCGCGTTCGGTGCGCATCGACGACCCGGGCGCGTGCTCGCGGTTCGTGTTCCGCCGCGTTACCGGTGTGGACCCGACCGCGCCGACGCCGTGGTGGATGCGGCGGCGGTTGGCGCTGGCCGGGGTGCGTTCGATCTCGCTGTCGGTGGACGTCACGAACTACGTGATGCTGGAGCTGGGGCAGCCGCTGCACGCCTTCGACGCTTCCAAGCTCACCGGCGACGTGGTGGTGCGCCGCGCGGCGGAGGGCGAGCAGCTGACCACGCTCGACGACGTGTCGCACGAGCTGGACCCGGACGACGTCGTGATCTGCGACGAGACCGGCCCGGTGAGCCTGGCCGGAGTGATGGGCGGCGCGCGGACCGAGATCGGCGCGGAGACCCACGACGTGCTGCTGGAGGCGGCGAACTGGGATCCGGCGAGCATCGCCCGCGCGATCCGCAGGCACAAACTGCCCAGCGAGGCGGGCAAGCGCTTCGAGCGCGGGGTGGATCCGGCGGTGGCGCCGGTGGCCACCGAGATGGCCGCGCAGCTGCTGGTTCGCTACGGCGAGGGGCGCGTCGCGCAGGGCCGCACGGACGTGGGGGAGCCGCTGGCGCCGGATCCGGTGACGATGCCGCTGGCGCTGCCGGACAAGATCGCCGGGGTGAACTACGAGCGCGGCGTGACCGCGCGGCGGCTCAACCAGATCGGCTGCCGGATCGAGGTCGGCACCTCCGACGAGGGCGTCGGGCTGGTCACCGCGTACCCGCCCACGTGGCGCCCGGACCTGACCCGGCCCGCGGACCTGGTCGAAGAGGTGCTGCGGTTGGAGGGCTACCACACCATCCCGTCGGTGCTGCCGCCCGCGCCCGCGGGCCGCGGCTTGACCGCGTTGCAGCGGCGGCGCCGCGCGATCTCGCGGCGGCTCGCCTCGGACGGCTACGTCGAGGTGCTGCCGTTCCCGTTCACCTCGTCGGCGACGCTGGAGAAGCTGGGCGTGCCGGAGGACGATCCGCGCCGCCGCACCCTCGCGCTGCTCAACGCGCTGGAGTCGGACCATTCCGAGCTGGCCACGACGTTGCTGCCCGGGCTGCTGGATGCGTTGCAGCGCAACGTTTCCCGCGGCCAGCGGGATCTGGCGCTGTTCCACATCGGACAGGTCGTGCTGCCGGGCGAGCAGCAGCCCGCGGTGCCGGAGGTCGGCGTCGAGCAGCGCCCGTCCGAGGAACTGCTCGCCGAGCTCGACGCGGCCTTGCCGGAGCAGCCCACGCACGCGGCGGTGGTGCTGTCCGGCCAGCGCGAACGTGCCGGCTGGTGGGGCTCGGGCCGTGCCGCGGGCTGGGCGGACGCGGTCGAGGCCGCGCGCACCGTGGCCCGTGCCGCGAACGTCGAGCTGGAGGTCACCACCGGTTCGCTCGCGCCGTGGCACCCGGGTCGCTGCGCCGATTTGAAGGTCGACGGCACTGTCGTTGGCCACGCCGGTGAACTGCACCCGAAGGCGTTGGAGGCGCTGGGCCTGCCCAAGCGGACCTGCGCGATGGAGCTCGACCTGGATGCGCTGCCGCTGACCGATCCGCGCCCGGCCCCGTCGATCTCGGCGTACCCGCCGGTGCTGCTGGACGTCGCGCTGGTGGTGGACCAGGCGGTGCAGTCGGCGGAGCTGGTCGAGGTGGTGCGCTCCGGTGGCGGCGATCTGCTGGAGGATGTGCGGCTGTTCGACGTCTACGCGGGCGAGCAGCTGGCCGAGGGCAAGAAGTCGCTGGCGCTGGCGCTGCGCTTCCGCGCGGCCGATCGCACGCTCAAGCAGGAGGAGGCGACCGAGGCCCGCGATTCCGCGGTCCGCGCCGCTGAATCCCGCTTCGGCGCCGCGCTGCGGGGCTGA
- the pheS gene encoding phenylalanine--tRNA ligase subunit alpha, whose product MSAANDSYDPKEVAALAPETLDRAVVEARKAFDEAAGLDELAAVKPAHLGERSPLLTARREIGALPPKARSDAGKRVNEARDAIQGAFDERRAALQAERDERVLREESVDVTLPSNRVPAGARHPITQLIEQVADSFVAMGWEVAEGPELEAEWFNFDSLNFGKDHPARTMQDTFHVAPEDSGLVLRTHTSPVQVRSLLSRDLPVYLVCPGRTFRTDELDATHTPVFHQVEGLAVDEGLTMAHLKGTLDAFARAMFGPESATRLRPSFFPFTEPSAELDVWFPQKKGGAGWVEWGGCGMVDPHVLRACGVDPGRYTGFAFGMGLERTLQFRNGIPDMRDMIEGDVRFTAPFGVES is encoded by the coding sequence ATGTCTGCAGCCAACGACTCGTACGACCCCAAAGAGGTCGCCGCGCTCGCGCCGGAGACGCTCGACCGCGCCGTGGTCGAGGCCCGCAAGGCGTTCGACGAAGCGGCCGGCCTCGACGAGCTGGCCGCCGTGAAGCCCGCGCACCTGGGGGAGCGTTCCCCGCTGCTGACCGCCCGCCGCGAGATCGGCGCGCTGCCGCCGAAGGCGCGTTCCGACGCGGGCAAGCGGGTCAACGAAGCGCGCGACGCCATCCAGGGCGCTTTCGACGAGCGCCGCGCGGCGTTGCAGGCCGAGCGGGACGAGCGGGTGCTGCGCGAGGAGTCGGTGGACGTCACGCTCCCGTCGAACCGGGTTCCGGCGGGCGCCCGGCACCCGATCACGCAGCTCATCGAGCAGGTCGCGGACAGCTTCGTGGCGATGGGCTGGGAGGTCGCCGAAGGGCCCGAGCTGGAGGCGGAGTGGTTCAACTTCGACTCGCTGAACTTCGGCAAGGACCACCCGGCCCGCACCATGCAGGACACCTTCCACGTCGCCCCGGAGGACTCCGGCCTGGTGCTGCGCACGCACACCTCGCCGGTGCAGGTGCGCTCGCTGCTGAGCCGGGACCTGCCGGTCTACCTGGTCTGCCCGGGCCGGACCTTCCGCACCGACGAGCTCGACGCCACGCACACCCCGGTGTTCCACCAGGTCGAGGGCCTGGCGGTGGACGAGGGCCTGACGATGGCGCACCTGAAGGGCACGCTGGACGCGTTCGCCCGCGCGATGTTCGGGCCGGAGTCGGCGACCCGGCTGCGCCCGAGCTTCTTCCCGTTCACCGAGCCGTCCGCGGAGCTGGACGTGTGGTTCCCGCAGAAGAAGGGCGGCGCGGGCTGGGTCGAGTGGGGCGGCTGCGGCATGGTCGACCCGCACGTGCTGCGCGCCTGCGGCGTGGACCCCGGCCGGTACACCGGGTTCGCGTTCGGCATGGGCCTGGAGCGCACCCTGCAGTTCCGCAACGGCATCCCGGACATGCGGGACATGATCGAGGGCGACGTCCGGTTCACCGCGCCGTTCGGCGTCGAATCCTGA
- a CDS encoding RNA methyltransferase, with product MTERSSRVVVARKLTRRVGRDRAGAFLAEGARAVGEALAAHSAGRFRVREVFATAERAGRLQTPAGVPVRTVTDKAAASLSETVTPQGLVAVCELPAVTAADALAQRPALVAVLLGVSDPGNAGTVVRVADAAGAGAVLFAGDTVDPYNGKAVRASTGSLFHLPVARDRDAIGVLRACRDAGLRLVGADGHARDDVDTAAVQGELSTPTAWVFGSEAHGLPPEVSAELDTSLRVPIYGDAESLNLATAAAVCLYGSARARRHGR from the coding sequence CTGACGGAGCGTTCGTCCCGGGTCGTTGTCGCGCGCAAGCTCACTCGCCGCGTCGGCCGGGATCGCGCGGGTGCGTTCCTGGCGGAGGGCGCGCGTGCGGTGGGCGAGGCGTTGGCCGCGCACTCCGCGGGCCGGTTCCGGGTGCGCGAGGTGTTCGCCACCGCCGAGCGGGCCGGACGGCTGCAGACCCCCGCCGGGGTGCCGGTGCGGACGGTGACGGACAAGGCCGCCGCGTCGCTGTCGGAGACCGTGACTCCGCAGGGGCTCGTCGCCGTTTGCGAGCTTCCCGCGGTCACCGCGGCGGATGCGCTAGCGCAGCGCCCGGCGCTGGTCGCGGTGCTGCTGGGAGTGTCCGATCCGGGCAACGCGGGCACCGTCGTGCGGGTCGCCGACGCAGCGGGTGCCGGCGCGGTGCTGTTCGCCGGGGACACCGTGGACCCGTACAACGGCAAGGCGGTGCGGGCTTCCACCGGGAGCCTGTTCCACCTGCCCGTCGCCCGGGACCGGGACGCGATCGGAGTGCTCCGCGCCTGCCGGGACGCCGGGCTGCGCTTGGTCGGTGCGGACGGGCACGCGCGGGACGACGTGGACACCGCCGCGGTGCAGGGCGAGCTGAGCACTCCGACCGCGTGGGTGTTCGGCAGCGAGGCCCACGGGCTGCCGCCGGAGGTTTCCGCGGAGCTGGACACCTCGCTGCGGGTGCCGATCTACGGGGATGCGGAGAGCTTGAACCTGGCCACCGCCGCGGCGGTCTGCCTCTACGGCTCCGCACGCGCCAGGCGCCACGGACGGTGA
- the rplT gene encoding 50S ribosomal protein L20 — protein sequence MARVKRAVNAQKKRRSILEQASGYRGQRSRLYRKAKEQTLHSNVYAYRDRRARKGDFRKLWITRINAATRQNGLSYNRFVQGLKAAEVEVDRKVLADMAVRDPQAFAALVDVAKQHLPEGVA from the coding sequence GTGGCACGCGTCAAGCGGGCAGTGAACGCCCAGAAGAAGCGCCGCAGCATTCTCGAGCAGGCCAGCGGCTACCGCGGCCAGCGCTCCCGGCTGTACCGCAAGGCCAAGGAGCAGACGCTCCACTCGAACGTCTACGCCTACCGCGACCGGCGCGCCCGCAAGGGTGACTTCCGGAAGCTGTGGATCACCCGCATCAACGCGGCGACCCGGCAGAACGGTCTGAGCTACAACCGCTTCGTGCAGGGCCTGAAGGCCGCCGAGGTCGAGGTGGACCGCAAGGTGCTCGCCGACATGGCGGTGCGCGACCCGCAGGCGTTCGCCGCGCTGGTGGACGTTGCCAAGCAGCACCTGCCGGAAGGTGTGGCCTGA
- the rpmI gene encoding 50S ribosomal protein L35, with protein MPKNKTHSGTKKRFRVTGSGKLRREQAGRRHILEKKSSRVTRRLEGTETVAKNDVKKVNRLLGR; from the coding sequence ATGCCGAAGAACAAGACCCACAGCGGGACGAAGAAGCGTTTCCGGGTCACCGGCAGTGGCAAGCTGCGCCGCGAGCAGGCGGGCCGTCGCCACATCCTGGAGAAGAAGTCCAGCCGGGTGACCCGTCGCCTGGAGGGCACCGAAACGGTCGCCAAGAACGACGTCAAGAAGGTCAACCGGCTCCTGGGCCGCTGA
- the infC gene encoding translation initiation factor IF-3 has protein sequence MRRDRCTSRGELHAPRLQQRRPSNRGGPISTETRINDRIRVPEVRLVGPNGEQVGIVRIEDALRLAQEADLDLVEVAPQARPPVCKLMDYGKFKYESAQKARESRRNQQQTVIKEQKLRPKIDPHDYETKKGHVSRFLGQGHKVKVTIMFRGREQSRPELGFRLLERLADDVSDLGFIEAKPKQDGRNMIMVLAPHRTNKTKQKATAS, from the coding sequence ATGCGCCGGGATCGCTGCACGTCCAGGGGCGAGCTTCACGCGCCGAGGCTGCAGCAGCGACGACCATCGAACCGAGGAGGCCCCATCAGCACGGAGACGCGCATCAACGACCGCATCCGCGTGCCCGAAGTCCGCTTGGTCGGACCCAACGGCGAACAGGTCGGAATCGTCCGCATCGAGGACGCGCTCCGGCTGGCGCAGGAAGCGGATCTGGACCTTGTCGAGGTCGCCCCGCAGGCGCGCCCGCCGGTCTGCAAGCTCATGGACTACGGCAAGTTCAAGTACGAGAGTGCGCAGAAAGCTCGCGAATCGCGCCGCAACCAGCAGCAGACCGTCATCAAGGAGCAGAAGCTCCGGCCGAAGATCGACCCGCACGACTACGAGACGAAGAAGGGCCACGTGTCCCGCTTCCTCGGCCAGGGTCACAAGGTCAAGGTGACGATCATGTTCCGCGGTCGCGAGCAGTCGCGTCCCGAGCTCGGCTTCCGGCTGTTGGAGCGGCTGGCCGACGACGTTTCCGACCTCGGGTTCATCGAGGCGAAGCCGAAGCAGGACGGCCGCAACATGATCATGGTCCTGGCTCCGCACCGGACCAACAAGACCAAGCAGAAGGCGACCGCGTCCTGA
- a CDS encoding DUF1844 domain-containing protein, with translation MDNVRELVDVPSVEVISRAAVMLMSSAAEKLGLGDDEPDSAPGRDLDEARRLITALAGLVTASAEYLGLHAAPIRDGLQSLQRAFREASAVPDPPGQGPGEKYTGPVR, from the coding sequence ATGGACAACGTCCGCGAACTCGTGGATGTTCCCAGCGTCGAGGTGATCAGCCGGGCCGCGGTGATGCTCATGTCGTCGGCCGCGGAGAAGCTCGGCCTCGGCGACGACGAACCGGACAGCGCGCCCGGCCGGGACCTCGACGAGGCGCGGCGGCTGATCACCGCGCTGGCCGGGCTGGTCACCGCCTCCGCGGAATACCTCGGGTTGCACGCCGCGCCGATCCGCGACGGGCTGCAGAGCCTGCAACGGGCGTTCCGGGAAGCCAGCGCGGTGCCGGACCCGCCGGGACAAGGCCCCGGGGAGAAGTACACCGGGCCGGTGCGCTGA
- a CDS encoding formaldehyde-activating enzyme has translation MTRSSDGRIAQGWGGRKPNACRAIVVLARRSGTAVAGLVTTLTRPADRLAPILVSAGPDHPSCETVQPPTLLVGHEVANTARSATLIGGACQVGVAQGVLDSVADGLLEPDQETLVFVSLWLDHDAEDETAVRWSAREAVGLAVREAVHGLPKDAARRLVEQRDNLTHPHYGGE, from the coding sequence ATGACCCGCAGCTCGGACGGCCGGATCGCGCAAGGCTGGGGCGGTCGCAAACCCAACGCCTGCCGGGCGATCGTCGTGCTGGCCCGCCGCAGCGGCACCGCGGTCGCCGGTCTGGTGACCACGCTGACCCGGCCCGCGGACCGGCTCGCGCCGATCCTGGTCTCGGCGGGCCCGGACCACCCCTCCTGCGAGACGGTGCAGCCGCCGACGCTGCTGGTCGGCCACGAGGTCGCCAACACCGCGCGCAGTGCCACGCTGATCGGCGGCGCCTGCCAGGTCGGGGTGGCCCAGGGCGTGCTGGACTCGGTCGCGGACGGACTGCTCGAACCCGACCAGGAGACCTTGGTGTTCGTCTCGCTGTGGCTCGACCACGACGCCGAGGACGAGACGGCGGTGCGCTGGTCGGCGCGCGAAGCGGTGGGTCTGGCGGTGCGCGAGGCGGTGCACGGGCTGCCGAAGGACGCGGCGCGCCGCCTGGTCGAGCAGCGCGACAACCTCACGCACCCGCACTACGGCGGGGAATGA